A region from the Ichthyobacterium seriolicida genome encodes:
- the lpdA gene encoding dihydrolipoyl dehydrogenase, whose product MDFDIVIIGSGPGGYVAAIRAAQLNFKVALIERESLGGICLNWGCIPTKALLRSAQILEYLNNAQEYGLKADTLDKDFSQVIGRSRKVAENMNKGIQFLMKKNNVTVIEGTAKVRPSKKVEVLDEKGNITEYTAKHIIIATGARSRELPNLPQDGEKVFGYREALSLKKQPKRMVVVGSGAIGVEFAYFYKTMGTEVTIVEYMPKIVPLEDEDVSNHLEEVLRKKGIDIMNNSLVESVDTSGKTVKVFIKTPEGEKTIEADAVLSAVGIKSNIEDIGLEDVGIAVDRDKILVDDFYETNISGYYAIGDVVKDLALAHVASAEGITCVEKIAGIDVEAIDYKNIPSCIYCIPEVSSVGMTERQARELGYELKVGKFPFSASGKATAYGSKYGFIKVIYDAKYGELLGCHMIGDNVTEMISGAVVARKLESTGHEILKSVFPHPTMSEAIMEATAAAYGEVIHL is encoded by the coding sequence ATGGATTTTGATATTGTAATAATAGGCAGTGGACCTGGCGGATATGTAGCTGCTATTCGTGCGGCACAGTTGAATTTCAAGGTAGCTCTGATAGAGAGAGAGTCGCTAGGGGGTATTTGTCTCAACTGGGGATGTATTCCTACCAAGGCTTTGCTTAGGAGTGCTCAAATTTTAGAGTACCTCAATAACGCTCAAGAATACGGTTTAAAGGCTGATACTTTGGATAAAGACTTTAGTCAGGTCATAGGCAGAAGTAGGAAAGTAGCTGAGAATATGAACAAAGGCATTCAGTTTTTGATGAAAAAAAACAATGTTACAGTTATAGAAGGTACAGCTAAGGTAAGGCCTTCTAAAAAAGTGGAAGTCTTAGATGAGAAGGGAAATATCACTGAATATACAGCTAAACATATAATTATAGCTACAGGAGCTAGGTCTAGAGAATTGCCTAATCTTCCTCAAGATGGAGAGAAAGTCTTTGGTTATAGAGAGGCTTTATCGTTAAAAAAACAACCAAAGAGAATGGTAGTTGTTGGCTCTGGGGCTATTGGCGTGGAGTTTGCTTATTTTTATAAGACTATGGGCACCGAGGTTACTATAGTGGAATACATGCCTAAGATAGTCCCTTTAGAAGATGAAGATGTTTCAAACCATTTGGAGGAAGTACTCAGAAAAAAGGGAATTGATATAATGAATAATTCCTTAGTAGAATCTGTAGATACTTCAGGGAAAACAGTAAAAGTATTTATAAAAACGCCAGAGGGCGAAAAAACCATAGAGGCTGATGCTGTATTATCTGCTGTAGGAATAAAGTCTAATATAGAAGATATAGGGTTGGAAGATGTAGGTATAGCTGTAGATAGAGACAAAATACTAGTAGATGATTTTTACGAGACAAATATTTCTGGATATTACGCCATAGGAGATGTGGTTAAAGATTTGGCTTTGGCACATGTGGCTTCTGCCGAAGGGATAACCTGTGTGGAGAAAATAGCTGGCATAGATGTGGAGGCTATAGACTATAAGAATATACCTTCTTGTATATATTGTATTCCTGAAGTGTCTTCTGTAGGCATGACAGAGAGACAAGCAAGGGAATTAGGATATGAATTAAAAGTAGGTAAATTTCCATTTTCAGCTTCTGGAAAAGCTACTGCTTACGGTTCTAAGTATGGTTTTATAAAGGTTATTTACGATGCTAAATACGGAGAGCTTTTAGGTTGTCATATGATAGGCGATAACGTTACTGAAATGATTTCAGGAGCTGTTGTAGCTCGTAAATTAGAGAGTACTGGACACGAAATTTTAAAGTCTGTATTTCCTCATCCTACTATGAGTGAAGCTATAATGGAAGCTACTGCTGCGGCATATGGTGAAGTTATACACTTATAA
- a CDS encoding tetratricopeptide repeat protein: MRLIIVISILSATCVCAQNKELLREGNELFKSEKYADAEIKFKKALNDDSKNFKANFNLGNALFEQKRFKESIENYSVASEVGNTKEDKSNSLYNLGNALLENKDIDKAIESYKQALRNNPNDNDARHNLMVAKNLKQQNEDQKDKDQKDQDQKEKDQKDQDQKDKDQKDQDQKDKDQKDQGQKDKDQKDQGQKDKDQKDQDQKDKDQKKDDMKLSKSDVDRLLKAIENEEKKVQDKLQKLKSKSKKIKNAKDW; the protein is encoded by the coding sequence ATGAGATTAATTATAGTGATATCAATTTTATCTGCGACTTGTGTATGTGCTCAAAATAAAGAACTCCTGAGAGAGGGTAATGAGTTGTTCAAAAGTGAAAAATATGCAGATGCAGAGATAAAATTTAAAAAAGCATTAAATGACGATTCTAAAAATTTTAAGGCGAATTTCAATCTGGGCAATGCACTATTTGAACAAAAGAGATTTAAAGAGTCTATAGAGAATTACAGTGTAGCATCTGAGGTCGGTAATACAAAAGAGGATAAATCTAATTCTCTGTACAATTTGGGCAATGCATTATTGGAAAATAAGGATATAGATAAGGCCATAGAATCGTATAAACAAGCTCTTAGGAATAATCCTAATGATAACGATGCTAGACACAATCTAATGGTAGCCAAAAATCTAAAACAGCAAAACGAGGACCAGAAAGACAAAGATCAAAAGGATCAGGATCAAAAAGAGAAAGATCAAAAGGATCAGGACCAGAAAGACAAAGATCAAAAGGATCAGGACCAGAAAGATAAAGATCAAAAGGATCAGGGGCAGAAAGACAAAGACCAAAAGGATCAGGGGCAGAAAGACAAAGACCAAAAGGATCAGGATCAAAAAGACAAAGATCAAAAGAAAGACGATATGAAATTGTCAAAGAGTGATGTAGATAGGCTACTGAAAGCCATAGAAAATGAAGAAAAAAAGGTTCAAGATAAATTACAAAAACTAAAATCTAAGTCTAAAAAAATTAAAAACGCAAAAGATTGGTAG
- a CDS encoding type B 50S ribosomal protein L31, which translates to MRKGIHPENYRLVVFKDMSNGDTFISKSTANTKETIEIEDQTYPLVKIEISSTSHPFFTGKVKLVDSAGRIDKFKNRYNKN; encoded by the coding sequence ATGAGAAAAGGAATTCACCCTGAAAATTATAGATTAGTAGTATTCAAAGATATGTCTAACGGAGATACTTTTATATCAAAGTCTACAGCAAATACTAAGGAGACTATAGAGATAGAAGATCAGACATATCCACTAGTAAAAATTGAAATATCTAGTACATCGCACCCTTTCTTTACAGGTAAAGTGAAGTTGGTAGACTCTGCTGGTAGAATAGATAAGTTTAAAAATAGATATAACAAAAATTAG
- a CDS encoding BatD family protein, translating to MLRSVLICICIFIVHITSAQVSFTAKSDRLKVGKNEKFKIDFILESTESVNPDIKFPNFDGFKVIAGPSTSTQNSYSYVNGKTESSFRKTMSFWLKAQKIGKHKIASAKFKIQGKDYSTDLIDIEVVEGVADSQDGRNPRDTQSKNIHFKVVLSKSNPYVNEEIIATYKLFFKVDIQSPRIEQLPKFDGFWTQNIDINKGGKYDINTEYLNGELYNYIVLKKVVLSPQRSGPLKISPMDIEVSTTVSSGDSYDIFGSIMRQQIQVPLSTKSKTINVRALPQKGKPIDFKGAVGDFSMDVNLKKSSLEENTSTGVVIKISGKGNFKLTPLPVLDIPNQIEKYDPKTSSQLTVGENGSSGSITSEILLIPRNKGVYKINPVVFSFFDPKKEKYITLKSKELKIDVVEGDHIADQNKNYDSTSIKEDVAYLNQEIRYIKQKAKFKKLQEDQFIGSPLYYLLLVFPFVAVFFVVLFTRSRRNRNLKEINNKRTINKAKKLLLDSKTMMSDENSSNFYITLERTISEYLLSKLDISRSDFNKKLLREVLEKKGIQTTTIDKVISILNSCEYARYTPSGIDTISDDYKKSQEIIVELEKKI from the coding sequence ATGCTTAGAAGTGTTTTGATTTGTATATGTATTTTCATTGTACATATTACCTCAGCTCAGGTTTCGTTTACAGCTAAATCAGATAGGCTCAAGGTAGGGAAAAATGAGAAGTTTAAAATAGATTTTATCTTAGAGTCTACTGAATCTGTAAATCCAGATATAAAATTTCCCAATTTTGATGGATTCAAGGTTATAGCTGGTCCTAGCACTTCCACACAAAATTCTTATTCTTATGTAAATGGAAAAACAGAATCTTCTTTTAGGAAGACAATGTCTTTTTGGCTTAAGGCACAGAAAATAGGTAAGCATAAGATAGCTTCTGCTAAGTTTAAAATCCAAGGTAAAGATTACAGCACAGACCTCATAGATATAGAGGTAGTAGAAGGTGTAGCTGATTCTCAAGATGGTCGTAATCCCAGAGATACCCAGAGTAAAAACATTCATTTTAAGGTAGTGTTATCTAAGAGTAATCCATATGTAAATGAGGAGATCATAGCTACATATAAGTTGTTTTTCAAGGTTGATATTCAATCTCCTAGAATTGAACAACTCCCAAAGTTTGATGGATTTTGGACTCAAAACATAGATATAAACAAAGGAGGAAAGTACGATATCAATACTGAGTATTTAAACGGAGAATTGTATAATTATATAGTTCTGAAAAAAGTCGTGTTAAGTCCGCAGAGATCAGGACCTTTAAAAATATCTCCTATGGATATAGAGGTTTCTACCACTGTAAGTTCAGGAGATAGTTATGATATATTTGGTAGTATTATGAGGCAACAAATACAGGTTCCTCTCTCTACTAAAAGTAAGACCATAAATGTAAGAGCTCTTCCTCAAAAGGGTAAACCTATAGATTTTAAAGGTGCAGTGGGTGATTTTTCTATGGATGTAAATTTAAAGAAGAGCTCTTTAGAAGAAAATACCTCAACGGGAGTGGTCATCAAGATTTCGGGCAAGGGAAATTTTAAATTAACGCCTTTGCCAGTTTTAGATATCCCCAATCAAATAGAGAAATACGATCCAAAAACTTCTTCTCAGTTAACTGTAGGTGAAAATGGAAGTAGCGGAAGTATAACGAGTGAAATTTTGCTAATACCTAGAAATAAGGGTGTCTATAAAATTAATCCTGTAGTATTTTCTTTTTTCGATCCAAAAAAAGAGAAGTATATCACCTTAAAGAGTAAAGAGCTCAAAATTGATGTGGTCGAAGGAGATCATATTGCCGATCAGAATAAAAACTACGACAGCACTTCTATTAAAGAAGATGTGGCTTATTTAAATCAGGAGATACGTTATATAAAACAAAAAGCAAAATTTAAAAAATTACAAGAAGATCAATTTATAGGATCTCCTTTGTATTATTTACTTTTAGTATTTCCATTTGTGGCGGTGTTTTTTGTAGTCTTATTTACGAGGAGTAGACGAAATAGAAATTTAAAAGAGATAAATAATAAGAGAACTATTAACAAGGCTAAAAAACTTCTTTTAGACAGTAAGACAATGATGAGTGATGAGAATAGCTCTAATTTTTACATAACATTGGAGAGAACCATTTCTGAATATCTCTTGTCTAAGTTGGATATATCTAGAAGTGATTTTAATAAAAAATTACTCAGAGAAGTATTGGAGAAAAAAGGTATCCAAACCACTACAATAGACAAGGTTATATCTATTCTCAATAGTTGTGAATATGCTCGATATACTCCATCTGGTATAGATACAATATCAGATGATTATAAGAAATCACAAGAAATAATTGTAGAGTTAGAGAAAAAAATATGA
- the panC gene encoding pantoate--beta-alanine ligase, with protein MEIYTTVSEISTFVSDKSHKTIGFVPTMGELHGGHMSLVKLSKQENDITVCSIFVNPTQFDNKSDLERYPRNTVSDIEKLNEAKCDVLFLPSVLEIYPQGDKLESIYLNGLDRVMEGAFRGAHFKGVATVVKRLFDIIPANNAYFGKKDYQQLLIVKHLVKVYGLNTNIVGCETVRDPNGLALSSRNKLLSKQHKEKAGFIYKTLKTASDMLKRCSLSNTKKWVESQFDKEYFRLEYFEVAEKNTLEIASEIEKDKKYRLFIALFVGEVRLIDNIPLQN; from the coding sequence ATGGAGATATATACTACTGTATCTGAAATTAGCACTTTTGTGAGTGATAAAAGCCATAAGACTATTGGTTTTGTGCCCACCATGGGGGAGCTTCACGGTGGGCATATGAGTTTAGTAAAACTGTCAAAACAAGAAAATGATATTACTGTTTGTAGTATTTTCGTAAATCCTACGCAATTTGATAATAAGTCTGATTTAGAGAGATATCCTAGAAATACGGTTTCTGATATAGAAAAATTGAATGAAGCGAAATGTGATGTTTTGTTTTTACCTTCTGTTTTAGAGATTTATCCCCAGGGGGATAAATTGGAATCTATATATTTAAATGGATTAGATCGAGTAATGGAGGGGGCTTTTAGGGGGGCACATTTTAAAGGGGTGGCCACTGTGGTCAAGAGGTTATTTGATATCATACCTGCGAACAATGCCTATTTTGGAAAAAAAGATTATCAACAACTATTAATAGTTAAGCATTTAGTCAAAGTTTATGGGTTAAATACAAATATTGTTGGATGCGAAACTGTAAGGGATCCTAATGGCTTAGCTCTTAGTTCTAGGAATAAATTACTATCTAAACAACACAAAGAAAAGGCAGGATTTATATACAAAACGCTTAAAACAGCCTCAGATATGCTCAAGCGCTGTAGTCTTTCAAATACAAAAAAATGGGTTGAGAGTCAATTTGATAAAGAATATTTTAGATTGGAATATTTTGAAGTAGCAGAAAAAAATACTTTAGAGATAGCCTCTGAAATAGAGAAAGATAAAAAATATAGACTTTTTATAGCATTGTTCGTAGGGGAAGTTAGACTGATAGATAATATACCTTTACAGAATTGA